The genome window GGCCGCTTTTTTCCCAAAATATTTTGTAGAATAACTTTCCGCCAATGAGCGTAAAGTCCATCCCTGATAAAAGCCTGCGTCGGTTGCGCTGACTTTTGAAAAGAGTGTATTTAATGTGGGCCTAAAACCGTTATCTGTCAGTATTAACACTTTGCCCGGTTGATAAGAAATATCTGAATCATTGGCAGCACCGGTAACGCTCCCCAGTAAAATTAACATCAGGATTATCTGGCTACTGTAAATAACGGTTATCTTCATTGGCTTTCCGCGCTGGCTATTTCTCTAATTAAAGTTAATACGAAAATAAATTATGTCAAGGCATCATTAACATAGCCTTATTGTCTAAATTTCTGGGCGGTGAGGATTTACTTAAAGACGGTTGGCAAGACAATATATAAAAATATATTTCTATTTCAAAACCAAATTTCTGAATCTCTCTGCGAAAAGAACAATGATTCTAACGTCCGCGAATTTTGCGGCGCGAAAGGCGAAATCGCGAACGACGGCTGAGCAATTTTTTTCGGCGCAAAATACCAAATATCCTCCACCAGCCCCAATCGACTTTTGGCGCCAGTTCAGATGCGTCCTGAACCAATTCTGATATCGAACTAAAAGGATCTTCCGCCACCAGATTAACGATTATTTCTTCCGGCTCGGCGTTTGGGAAAACAATTCCGGAATCTCTTTGTGTCCGCGATTTAGTGCCGGGAGAAAATGCGGATTGTATCCTATTACCGGTTTCATCAACGATCTTATCAGCCGTCTTCCATACTTTTTCAGTATTCGGAGATTCCGCATGTGAAATATTAAAGGCGTCTTTGCCCCTTTCGATGGAATCAAAAGCCTGAATAATATGTTCAAATTCCAGGAGTTCATAAATCTCGTAAACATTGGGTATCATATTAACGAGTTTAATATCTCCGGATTTTTGCCTGATTTCCTGAATTTTGGAGACAAAAATCCCCCATCCTGCCGATGAGATATAGTCCACTCCGCCCAAATCAATCAGGATTTTATACTTGTCCTGCCGGAGCAAAGTATCAATCGCGACTTCAAGCTCGGAAGCGGTCAGGGTATCAACCACGCCGTCGGCGCGAATAATTGATAATTCGCCTGAAGGGCCGGCTTGAGATAATGACAATCTTATATCTTCCATTGCGTTCACGCTAAAATATAACCTACTATAAAGAAAATCGCCACAAAATAAGCGAAACTTAACCCCCGACCGTTATGAAATCAGCCAAGGATTAAACCAATTTAATACTCTATATCTGTACGGTTTTCTGTATTTTCCCGGCCCGCAAAACTCCATGCCAAAATTAATCTATCAGAATTACGGATTTTACTCTTTATTTATTTTATAATCCTTTAACTTTTGCCTTAGAGTATTGCGATGAATTCCGAGAATATCGGCCGTTTTCTGCATATTCCATTTTTCGGAAATCAAAAGCGCCCGGATATGTTCTCGCTCCAAATCAGACAGGCTGATTTTTCGCAAAGGCGATTTTTTAGTTTCAGAAACATTCAGACCGGGTAAAACATCTATATCGATTATATTCTCAATCGATAAAACAACGGCTCTCTCAATAACATTCTGAAGCTCCCTGACATTCCCCGGCCAATCGTACGCAACAAGAAGCGATGCCGCCGATTCGGAAATACCTTCAATCTTTTTATTCATTTTAATTGCGGATTTTTTTATAAAATATTCGGCCAGTGTCAAAATGTCGCCCCCTCTCTCACGAAGTGGAGGCATTTCAATATTAACGGTATTTATTCGGAAGAATAGATCCTGCCTGAATTTCCCTTCCTCTATAAGTCTTTTCAAATCCCGATTAGTGGCTGAAATGACCCTGACATCAACTTTTTTGGATTTATCGGAACCCAAAGGTTCAAAGCTGCCGTCTTCCAGCACGCGCAGAAGCTTGGCCTGCATCGCTGGCGTCATATCTCCAATTTCATCCAGGAAAATCGTTCCTCCATCGGCCAACTCAAACCTTCCCGGTCGCTTTTTATCGGCCCCGGTAAAAGCGCCCTTTTCATGGCCGAACAATTCGGATTCCAACAGAGTTTCCGGAAGTGAAGCGCAATTTAGCGGTACAAATCGATTTTCTTTTCGAGGCGACAGTCGATGCAGTATTTCGGCGATAAGTCCCTTTCCGGAACCTGAGGGGCCGGTAATCATAACGGTCGAATCGGTCGGCCCAACCCGCGAGACAAGAGAACGCACCTGCATTAGAGCCCCTGACTCTCCAATCAATTCAGGTATATCTGCCAATTCCATCTGGGTTCGTTTTAGTAAGTCAATGTCAACTATCAGTCGGTTTTTTTCTGCGGCCCTTTTTAAGTTTATAAGTAATTCTTCAAGATTGACAGGTTTGGTCAGATATCCGTATGCTCCACTTTGCATCGCTTCAACGGCTGTTTCCACCGTACCGAACGCGGTTAAAACTATCACTTGAATAAAGGGATTTATATCTCTTAATTTACTCAGCAATTCAAGACCGCCCATTTCCGGCATTTTCATATCGATTACAGCGACGGGAGCGAATATATTGGAATATATATCCAGAGCCTCCTGACCGTTTGATGCCTTCGAAACCTGAAATCCTTTTTTTTCC of Candidatus Zixiibacteriota bacterium contains these proteins:
- a CDS encoding STAS domain-containing protein, translated to MEDIRLSLSQAGPSGELSIIRADGVVDTLTASELEVAIDTLLRQDKYKILIDLGGVDYISSAGWGIFVSKIQEIRQKSGDIKLVNMIPNVYEIYELLEFEHIIQAFDSIERGKDAFNISHAESPNTEKVWKTADKIVDETGNRIQSAFSPGTKSRTQRDSGIVFPNAEPEEIIVNLVAEDPFSSISELVQDASELAPKVDWGWWRIFGILRRKKLLSRRSRFRLSRRKIRGR
- a CDS encoding sigma-54 dependent transcriptional regulator, translated to MPKILIVDDEAAQRDMLSGFLEKKGFQVSKASNGQEALDIYSNIFAPVAVIDMKMPEMGGLELLSKLRDINPFIQVIVLTAFGTVETAVEAMQSGAYGYLTKPVNLEELLINLKRAAEKNRLIVDIDLLKRTQMELADIPELIGESGALMQVRSLVSRVGPTDSTVMITGPSGSGKGLIAEILHRLSPRKENRFVPLNCASLPETLLESELFGHEKGAFTGADKKRPGRFELADGGTIFLDEIGDMTPAMQAKLLRVLEDGSFEPLGSDKSKKVDVRVISATNRDLKRLIEEGKFRQDLFFRINTVNIEMPPLRERGGDILTLAEYFIKKSAIKMNKKIEGISESAASLLVAYDWPGNVRELQNVIERAVVLSIENIIDIDVLPGLNVSETKKSPLRKISLSDLEREHIRALLISEKWNMQKTADILGIHRNTLRQKLKDYKINKE